The following nucleotide sequence is from Coffea eugenioides isolate CCC68of chromosome 10, Ceug_1.0, whole genome shotgun sequence.
GTGCAGTGCAAGATATTCAAAGGACGACTCCACCCACTCAAAGCAACGGAAACAATAGAAGAAGTCGAGAGCTCTGGGACACCAGATGATCAACCATGGAGATTCTGTAAGGGGATGTTGTTTGTAACGGATGAACCTCAAACCTTTTAGCGTAAAACTCCTTTGACTAAGAACCATCATGTAAGTTTTTAGCTGTTAGCGTTGCTTGTCCTACCCTGTGCATCACAACATACAGTGGATATATCCTTACGAAGGTCTTATATTAAAAGGTATGCTGCAGAATGGCAACAATAATGCTATTCTTAGAAAGCAATTGACATGGTTTCTCCTGCCTTTTGTTGCATTAATGCAGTGCTTTTTTCCTGCTGTTTTCAGTTTTAATGTGGCCTTGTCCAATTCTGTCTTGGCAATTTCTCTGCTCTTAATTGCCCTTTCTATCTACCATATATTGATGCTTCATGCAGTTAAACTGCAGATATTGCCGCCCAATATTCCCTTAACAGCAGTGATTGTTAGGGAATACTTTATAGTTTCAAGATTTTGGATGATAACTGACCCTGTAGCACATCAGAGTCTCAACTGATTGTCGATATTTTGCTTTTTTCATTGCCTTCACATATACAAAGGTATTGTTGACTTCTACAGTAACTATTATAACCATCTCTACCTACCTTATCCTTTTATCAGCTAGGGAGCTAGTGTTATGTTTCGATCTTGGTATAGTTTTCCATTCTTGAACTCTTTAGTATTTTTCACTACATTCAAACACAGAAAGGGCCCCCACGTGAATGGGCTGGTGGTTGGCGCCTCTTCCTCGGGACCGTCAGGTCTGGGGTCGAACCTCCGCAGCAACATCAGCTTCTCCGTGCATCTAACGTGCTAGGTGATCGGGCCGGGCCggagtgggattagtcgggccttTACGGAATTGACCCAGACACCCACTtcgtcgacaaaaaaaaaaaaaacacagaaaGGTCTTGTTAGTTTCTCTAATGACCATTAAGTGTCCATAATTCATCGTTAGTCCTACTCAAAAGCTTCTTGTTTAAGGCAAGGTGGGAGGAATAGGGGAATGAATGAACAAGTTATTTTGTATTTCAAGTTTGGTATTATCTATCTATTATTTAATCCAATGTTTGATTAAAATTTAGGACTGTCAATAGGGTTAGGATGGCTCGAAATTTTCTCATTTGGC
It contains:
- the LOC113750128 gene encoding uncharacterized protein LOC113750128 gives rise to the protein MEMLTEALNQNWKSVFVAWWKAAKKSSYTIVECNLREKNRLCMQRYSIAQLVQCKIFKGRLHPLKATETIEEVESSGTPDDQPWRFCKGMLFVTDEPQTF